A region from the Benincasa hispida cultivar B227 chromosome 8, ASM972705v1, whole genome shotgun sequence genome encodes:
- the LOC120082622 gene encoding protein MOTHER of FT and TFL1-like, with the protein MVRSLEPLVVGRVIGDVLDMFTPTVDVAVSYGSKQVANGCEIKPFAAADRPTVLIQAPISNQLYTLVMVDPDAPSPSEPTFREWLHWIVVDIPEGADANKGKEVVQYMGPQPPTGIHRYVLAVFKQSTALSGRLRPPNTRSNFSTRQFASQNALGLPVAAVYFNSQKQPAGKKR; encoded by the exons atggtacgGTCTCTAGAGCCACTGGTCGTAGGGAGAGTGATCGGAGATGTGTTGGATATGTTCACTCCGACTGTCGATGTGGCGGTCAGTTATGGCTCTAAACAAGTCGCTAATGGCTGCGAAATCAAGCCCTTTGCCGCTGCTGATCGACCCACTGTTCTTATTCAAGCTCCCATTTCTAACCAACTTTATACTCTG GTTATGGTGGATCCTGATGCTCCTAGTCCAAGTGAGCCAACTTTCAGAGAGTGGCTTCATTG GATTGTGGTGGACATTCCAGAAGGGGCTGATGCCAATAAAG GAAAGGAGGTGGTGCAGTACATGGGACCACAGCCTCCGACCGGCATTCACCGATATGTATTAGCCGTTTTCAAACAGAGCACCGCCCTCAGCGGCAGGCTGCGACCGCCCAACACCCGTAGCAATTTCAGCACCCGACAATTCGCCTCTCAGAATGCCCTCGGCCTTCCCGTCGCTGCTGTCTACTTCAATTCCCAGAAGCAACCTGCAGGCAAGAAACGCTGA